The following coding sequences are from one Deltaproteobacteria bacterium window:
- a CDS encoding DUF4215 domain-containing protein, with product MIEVRRSPWFTAVLALFALMLVGSAGTAFAVCGDTIPDAGELCDDGNLVDGDGCDSNCTPTGCGNGIQTLGETCDDGNLVDGDGCDSNCTATGCPNGIATAGEACDDGSFGSATCDPDCTPAACSDGTLNPAAGEQCDDGNVLDADGCDSNCTITSCGNGVLTAGEACDDGNTVDGDGCDSNCTPTACGNGVQTAGESCDDGNVVDGDGCDGNCTATACGNGIVTAPEQCDDGNLVSGDGCDGNCTATACGNGIVTAPEQCDDGNLVNGDGCDSNCTAPGCGNGVVTVPEQCDDGNAVNGDGCDGNCTATGCGNGIQTAGETCDDGNPISGDGCDANCTTTACGNGLLTTGEVCDDGNAASGDGCDTNCTLSGCGNGIIAGTEICDDANLVNGDGCDATCQPTGCGSGAVTGIEQCDDGNLVNGDGCSALCQRELLNMTAAAGDHFGHSVAALATSLIVGAPDVDQPSAINTGRAYLIAGNSGLTLRTFLNPTPGAGDGFGYSVAAVGGDVLVGAPFDDTAGPDAGAVYLFSGASGALLKTFTNPAAGTNDHFGWSIASIDGNILVGAPKDDSGAGGGGVAYLYNSVGVQQVYLNPSPAAGDQFGAAVTALDATAVLIGSPMHDVPANGFNPAADNAGEAYVFEASTGALTRTVANPFPGQGDRFGASVASVAGQALVGSPVNDAAATSAGAAYLFNAGNGQLTQIFVKPGPLVNDEFGYAVTAVGSDKVAVAARRDDTGGPDVGAVYVFDVATGAALQTFQKPVPVTEDHFGNTIASVGSSVFIGAPLDDTVKLDAGAVYSFVDTSCGNGTREGTEACDDGNIGDGDGCDANCTVTGCGNGVVTTGEACDDGNLAVGDGCSPTCTIEGACGDGIQETFEQCDDGNTANGDGCDANCTPTGCGNGIVTVGEQCDEGAANGTNLCCSSACQAVDADLDGVCDLDDNCPTIADPSQLNSDGDVFGNVCDVCPGDVDNDSDADAYCRGALFNPPAVGGEDPCSRPGLAGAWRTSKVRIIRVLAAPEGNEGLRLNGEFAVGSSLPVIAPERHGIQLRITDSANTVLFDVNLPGVVRVPGMDHGWKASGTPASKWIFTDKRPVTVSKGIKKVTVKDLRRLGTAGVFGIFLSHKGGTIPLRDASQLPLRVTVELNDTSLPPGGTPGRDQCGEAAFLPEQCNVLSTNVLCRDRN from the coding sequence CGCCGTACTCGCTCTCTTCGCTCTGATGCTCGTCGGCTCCGCCGGAACCGCCTTCGCCGTCTGCGGAGACACGATCCCGGACGCGGGGGAGCTCTGCGACGACGGCAACCTCGTGGACGGCGACGGTTGCGACTCCAACTGCACCCCCACCGGCTGTGGCAATGGCATCCAGACTCTGGGTGAGACGTGCGACGACGGCAACCTCGTCGATGGTGACGGCTGCGATTCCAATTGCACCGCAACCGGCTGCCCCAACGGAATCGCGACCGCTGGCGAAGCGTGCGACGATGGGTCGTTCGGGTCGGCGACCTGCGACCCCGACTGCACCCCAGCGGCTTGCAGCGACGGCACGCTCAACCCGGCGGCCGGCGAGCAATGCGACGACGGCAATGTTCTCGACGCCGACGGCTGCGATTCCAACTGCACGATCACGAGCTGCGGCAACGGCGTCTTGACCGCCGGCGAAGCCTGCGACGACGGCAACACGGTCGACGGTGACGGCTGTGACTCGAACTGCACCCCGACCGCGTGCGGCAACGGCGTCCAGACGGCCGGGGAGAGCTGCGACGACGGCAACGTCGTCGACGGCGACGGGTGTGACGGCAACTGTACGGCAACCGCGTGCGGCAACGGGATCGTGACGGCTCCGGAGCAATGCGATGACGGCAATCTCGTGAGTGGCGATGGATGTGACGGCAACTGCACGGCGACCGCGTGCGGCAACGGGATCGTGACGGCTCCAGAGCAATGCGATGACGGCAATCTCGTCAACGGAGACGGGTGCGATTCGAATTGCACCGCGCCCGGATGCGGCAACGGCGTCGTCACGGTTCCCGAACAATGCGATGACGGCAACGCAGTGAACGGCGACGGTTGCGACGGGAACTGCACCGCCACAGGCTGCGGCAACGGAATCCAGACGGCCGGAGAGACCTGCGACGACGGCAACCCGATCAGCGGCGACGGCTGCGATGCAAACTGCACGACGACCGCGTGCGGCAACGGGCTGCTGACCACCGGCGAGGTCTGTGACGACGGCAATGCAGCGAGCGGTGACGGCTGCGACACCAATTGCACGTTGAGCGGCTGCGGAAACGGGATCATTGCCGGGACCGAGATCTGCGACGACGCCAACCTCGTAAATGGTGACGGCTGCGACGCTACGTGCCAACCCACCGGGTGCGGGAGCGGCGCGGTCACCGGCATCGAGCAGTGCGACGATGGAAACCTCGTCAACGGCGACGGCTGTTCGGCGCTCTGTCAGCGCGAGTTGCTCAACATGACGGCAGCCGCCGGCGACCACTTCGGCCACAGCGTGGCCGCGCTCGCCACGAGTCTCATCGTGGGTGCGCCCGACGTGGACCAGCCTTCGGCCATCAATACCGGCCGGGCATACCTCATCGCGGGCAATAGCGGCCTCACGCTGCGGACCTTCCTCAATCCTACCCCCGGCGCCGGCGACGGCTTTGGGTACTCGGTCGCGGCCGTGGGGGGGGATGTCCTGGTCGGCGCCCCGTTCGACGACACGGCTGGTCCGGACGCGGGCGCGGTGTACCTCTTCAGCGGTGCGAGCGGCGCGCTCCTCAAAACCTTCACGAACCCGGCGGCGGGCACCAACGACCATTTCGGGTGGTCGATCGCGTCCATCGACGGCAACATCCTGGTTGGCGCGCCCAAGGACGACAGCGGCGCCGGGGGCGGTGGCGTCGCGTACCTCTACAACTCAGTGGGCGTCCAGCAGGTCTATCTGAATCCATCCCCCGCGGCGGGCGACCAGTTCGGAGCGGCGGTGACGGCACTGGACGCTACCGCAGTCCTGATCGGCTCTCCTATGCACGATGTGCCGGCGAACGGGTTTAATCCGGCCGCCGACAACGCGGGCGAGGCCTACGTGTTCGAGGCCTCTACCGGTGCATTGACCCGCACCGTCGCGAATCCCTTCCCGGGCCAGGGCGACCGTTTCGGCGCCTCGGTCGCGTCGGTAGCCGGGCAGGCCTTGGTCGGCTCACCGGTGAACGACGCGGCGGCGACGAGCGCCGGCGCGGCGTATCTTTTCAACGCCGGCAACGGCCAGCTCACGCAGATCTTCGTGAAGCCGGGGCCCCTGGTCAACGACGAGTTCGGATACGCGGTTACGGCCGTCGGAAGCGACAAGGTCGCGGTGGCCGCTCGACGCGACGATACCGGTGGACCGGACGTCGGCGCCGTCTACGTCTTCGACGTCGCGACGGGCGCAGCGCTGCAGACCTTCCAGAAGCCGGTTCCCGTGACCGAGGACCACTTCGGGAACACGATCGCATCGGTCGGGTCGTCGGTGTTCATCGGAGCGCCGCTCGACGACACCGTCAAGCTCGACGCAGGCGCAGTCTATTCTTTCGTGGACACGTCGTGCGGCAACGGAACGCGTGAGGGCACCGAGGCCTGCGACGACGGCAACATCGGCGACGGCGACGGCTGCGACGCGAACTGTACCGTGACGGGCTGCGGGAACGGCGTCGTGACGACGGGCGAAGCCTGCGACGACGGCAACCTGGCCGTCGGCGACGGCTGCAGCCCGACTTGTACGATCGAAGGCGCGTGCGGTGACGGCATCCAGGAAACGTTCGAGCAGTGCGACGACGGCAACACGGCCAACGGCGACGGGTGCGACGCCAACTGCACTCCCACGGGCTGCGGGAACGGCATCGTAACGGTCGGCGAGCAGTGCGACGAGGGCGCGGCGAACGGTACGAACCTCTGCTGCTCGTCGGCATGCCAGGCAGTCGACGCCGATCTCGACGGTGTGTGCGACCTCGACGACAATTGCCCGACGATCGCGGATCCGTCGCAGCTCAATAGCGACGGCGACGTCTTCGGAAATGTTTGCGACGTCTGTCCGGGGGACGTCGACAACGACAGCGACGCTGACGCCTACTGTCGCGGCGCTCTCTTCAACCCGCCAGCAGTGGGCGGCGAGGATCCCTGCTCGCGTCCAGGCCTGGCCGGCGCCTGGCGTACCTCCAAGGTTCGGATCATCCGGGTACTCGCGGCGCCGGAGGGCAACGAGGGCTTGCGGCTGAACGGCGAGTTCGCCGTCGGGAGCAGCCTGCCGGTCATTGCCCCGGAGCGCCATGGAATCCAACTGCGCATCACCGACAGCGCGAACACCGTCTTGTTCGACGTGAACCTCCCCGGCGTGGTGCGCGTTCCGGGCATGGATCACGGCTGGAAGGCTTCGGGGACGCCGGCATCGAAGTGGATCTTCACCGACAAGCGGCCGGTCACCGTCTCCAAGGGTATCAAGAAGGTGACGGTCAAGGACCTCAGGCGTCTCGGGACGGCCGGCGTGTTCGGGATCTTCCTGAGCCACAAGGGCGGCACCATCCCGCTCCGCGACGCATCGCAGCTGCCGCTTCGCGTGACCGTGGAGCTGAACGACACTTCGCTGCCGCCGGGCGGCACGCCGGGCCGCGATCAGTGCGGCGAGGCGGCTTTCCTGCCAGAGCAGTGCAACGTCCTGAGCACCAACGTGCTCTGTCGAGATCGCAATTGA